The following proteins are encoded in a genomic region of Gimesia algae:
- a CDS encoding adenosine deaminase translates to MDEFIARLPKAELHLHIEGTLEPELAFQLADKNRMKLPFTSVEEMRAAFNFSDLQSFLDLYYASVSVVCSEEDFYELTLTYLKKAASQNVKHAEIFFDPQTHTARDIPMGTIVHGISAALKDGQSQLGISSKLILSFLRHLSAESAMETLEQAAPFRDHFIGVGLDSSELGHPPSQFVKVFDAARQQGYHVVCHAGEEGPPEYITEALDLLHAERIDHGVRCMEDPELVKRLAAEQIPLTVCPLSNVRLRVFKTMKEHTLKQMMDAGLLVTVNSDDPPYFGGYVNENFAAIQDAFDLSQNDLIKLARNSFEASFLTDKEKQTLIAELPTTSV, encoded by the coding sequence GTTTCAACTGGCAGACAAGAACCGGATGAAACTGCCGTTTACCTCTGTGGAAGAAATGCGGGCGGCCTTTAATTTCAGCGACCTGCAGTCGTTTCTGGACCTGTATTATGCTTCGGTGAGTGTCGTCTGCAGTGAGGAAGATTTTTATGAACTCACGCTGACTTACCTGAAAAAAGCCGCTTCTCAGAATGTGAAACATGCGGAAATCTTCTTCGATCCCCAGACCCATACGGCCCGGGATATCCCGATGGGAACGATCGTCCATGGAATTTCGGCGGCTTTGAAAGACGGGCAGAGTCAACTTGGAATCTCATCCAAGCTGATCCTGAGCTTCCTCAGACACCTTTCTGCAGAATCAGCGATGGAGACGCTAGAGCAGGCAGCGCCTTTCCGCGATCATTTTATCGGCGTTGGGCTGGACTCTTCGGAACTGGGACACCCCCCTTCCCAATTTGTGAAGGTCTTTGACGCGGCACGCCAGCAAGGGTATCACGTGGTCTGTCACGCCGGGGAGGAAGGTCCACCCGAATATATTACCGAAGCACTGGACCTGCTGCACGCGGAACGCATCGACCATGGTGTGCGCTGCATGGAAGACCCCGAACTGGTCAAACGGCTGGCCGCCGAACAGATTCCGCTGACGGTCTGCCCGCTCTCCAACGTGCGACTGCGTGTCTTTAAGACGATGAAAGAACACACTCTGAAACAGATGATGGACGCAGGCTTGTTGGTGACCGTTAATTCAGACGATCCCCCCTACTTCGGCGGCTATGTGAATGAAAACTTCGCTGCGATTCAGGACGCCTTCGATCTGTCACAAAACGATCTGATCAAACTCGCCCGGAATTCGTTCGAAGCCTCATTCCTGACCGACAAGGAAAAGCAGACTCTGATCGCCGAACTGCCGACCACTTCGGTCTGA
- a CDS encoding DUF6717 family protein → MSEEPVPQGTKLPRTNWARLSLLALILILIAGGFAWQLKLPPFASGLPRQNAIMVIAPYRHQGTWVFDDSSAGLVQEPFVAGVPEMIDVIVKDIPDADKGFRLLFSANPFPQYQKKLVWLRGDGGGNYYRFSDSDMEGWICPAMFKYYETAPQELYVKAEPMK, encoded by the coding sequence ATGTCTGAGGAACCTGTACCACAAGGAACGAAGTTACCGCGCACGAACTGGGCACGACTCAGCCTGCTGGCCCTGATCCTGATTCTGATTGCGGGCGGTTTCGCGTGGCAACTCAAACTGCCCCCATTTGCTTCTGGTCTACCCCGACAAAACGCAATCATGGTCATCGCCCCCTATCGACATCAGGGAACCTGGGTCTTCGACGACAGTTCTGCCGGCCTGGTACAGGAACCATTCGTGGCGGGCGTCCCGGAAATGATCGATGTGATCGTCAAAGACATTCCGGATGCCGACAAAGGCTTCCGTCTGCTGTTTTCGGCCAATCCGTTTCCCCAGTATCAGAAGAAGCTGGTCTGGCTCCGCGGCGATGGAGGGGGTAACTACTACCGCTTCTCCGATTCCGACATGGAAGGCTGGATCTGCCCGGCGATGTTCAAGTATTACGAAACTGCCCCCCAAGAGTTGTATGTCAAAGCCGAACCCATGAAATGA
- a CDS encoding phosphatase PAP2 family protein, whose amino-acid sequence MKQTQTLILQTNCARSRGFGRIFLLSVCLLALVQLTGCISTNTSSRGKWLRSTPQLSPATSRDAKPGIQHKSDQASAAVEEELGLAVLRGDDPMGSDWLNPPREVLTEYVQADEALPDGLPASVVVTGFLSEEPLGEFGCVNPSFETEMESERLTLWSQVKSDHANYYSKESLTWLAGGFGIGAIMANTSLDGGIQNHSQSSVLSASSDEWLHGLHAQKELGNGRYTIPLFAAAWVAGAMFETIPLVNRTGEWGERSIRAIIVGTPPMLAMQLATGASRPGETTANAKWKPFQDNNGVSGHSFMGAIPFLDAAKVTDKPLLKLAFYAGSTLVPLSRINDNRHYPSQVFLGWWMAWIATNAVDATQNPDRHWSVYPISWSGVTGVGFEYNW is encoded by the coding sequence ATGAAACAAACTCAGACGTTGATATTACAGACAAACTGCGCACGCAGTCGGGGCTTCGGACGCATCTTTCTGCTGTCCGTGTGCCTGCTTGCGCTGGTTCAGTTAACGGGCTGTATTTCGACAAACACTTCCTCCAGAGGGAAATGGTTAAGATCAACACCCCAACTTTCACCAGCGACATCGCGTGATGCTAAACCAGGCATTCAGCACAAGAGTGATCAGGCTTCTGCTGCAGTAGAGGAAGAATTGGGACTGGCTGTACTGAGGGGAGACGACCCTATGGGTTCAGACTGGCTTAATCCACCCCGCGAAGTATTGACTGAATATGTACAGGCTGATGAAGCCTTACCTGATGGATTGCCGGCATCTGTAGTTGTGACCGGTTTTCTGTCGGAAGAACCTCTGGGTGAGTTCGGCTGCGTGAATCCCAGTTTCGAAACCGAAATGGAAAGTGAGCGGCTGACGCTGTGGAGTCAAGTCAAAAGCGACCATGCCAATTATTACTCGAAAGAGTCATTGACCTGGCTGGCAGGCGGGTTCGGCATCGGCGCGATTATGGCGAATACCTCATTGGATGGCGGCATACAGAATCACAGCCAATCCAGTGTACTCAGTGCCTCATCCGATGAATGGCTGCACGGATTGCATGCGCAGAAAGAATTGGGCAATGGCCGTTATACTATTCCGCTGTTTGCTGCAGCCTGGGTGGCAGGGGCCATGTTTGAAACAATCCCGCTTGTGAATCGGACCGGGGAATGGGGGGAACGCTCGATTCGCGCGATCATTGTCGGCACACCCCCGATGCTGGCCATGCAGTTAGCCACCGGTGCCTCGCGTCCGGGGGAAACCACTGCGAATGCAAAGTGGAAGCCCTTCCAGGACAATAACGGTGTCAGCGGCCACAGCTTCATGGGAGCCATTCCGTTTCTGGATGCCGCCAAAGTGACCGATAAACCTTTACTCAAACTGGCGTTCTACGCCGGTTCCACGCTGGTGCCTCTCTCCCGCATCAATGACAATCGGCATTACCCCTCACAGGTATTTCTCGGCTGGTGGATGGCGTGGATCGCCACCAACGCCGTCGATGCGACACAAAATCCGGATCGTCACTGGAGCGTCTATCCGATTTCCTGGTCAGGGGTGACCGGCGTGGGGTTTGAATACAACTGGTGA
- a CDS encoding LTA synthase family protein — protein sequence MSKILLPAETALNLSGTNTAKQTDSVQGAGTDPGLRTALRSIFISCQNWSGRYSVLATIFAITLAYLLLLRTVMVISYTSLDKVSIWQELQLFFVGFQYDVLVALCFVIPQLIHITFLSEHSLQGRMSRLLLDLTWIIAFLFLPFLCIAEYVFFDEFQSRLNYIAFEYIVYPTEVCCNIWESYPLIELLAVVGLCGGNCWYLLRKNFHAQVATAMPWQKRYGIFFTCLTAIAILWSSTSAESRQVSRDRVANECSWNGLYSFVYYAWTCRFDFNKNYMTIADAEVKQRLRRQIVGDGDDLKQSSNNPVDRVVHTGQPEHDYNVVLILEESLGSDFIGVLGDKRGLTPHFDKLTKQGLLFDNFYATGNRTARALEAVMTSMPPIPTESILKRDHSEHVFTLANVLAGRGYERLFMTGGRGLFDGVRSFMKANGFNHFIEQADFHDPIFANAWGVSDEDLFHKALTELDGLQKSGRPFFATILTVSNHRPYTYPEGRIPECEQTRANAVKYADWALGYFFREAQSHDFYQNTIFVVMGDHGARVTGSQLFPMSSYRVPVLLIQPGRTAAGTRCSTLACSLDIAPTIMGRLGSDYRSVFFGYDVLQTDPRRGRAIMQHNHDVALLDSQNRMVVLGFGKSSAGFQLDRATHQLNQQKNPDQEMLHNAVAFFQAAFELYYSDRWYPDPQNSQQKDQSI from the coding sequence ATGTCTAAAATACTGCTACCTGCAGAGACAGCCTTAAATCTGTCAGGAACGAATACAGCGAAACAGACGGACTCAGTACAGGGAGCCGGAACCGATCCTGGTCTGCGAACAGCGTTACGAAGTATCTTTATTTCGTGTCAGAACTGGTCGGGACGTTATTCCGTGCTGGCAACGATCTTTGCCATCACGCTTGCCTATCTGCTCTTACTGCGGACAGTGATGGTGATAAGCTATACCAGTCTGGACAAGGTCTCGATCTGGCAGGAACTGCAGCTGTTTTTTGTCGGTTTTCAGTATGATGTGCTGGTGGCGCTCTGTTTTGTGATCCCCCAGTTAATTCACATCACATTCCTGTCAGAACACAGCTTGCAAGGTCGGATGAGCCGTCTACTGCTGGATCTGACCTGGATCATCGCGTTTCTGTTTCTTCCGTTTCTCTGCATTGCAGAATATGTTTTCTTTGATGAATTTCAGTCTCGACTGAATTACATTGCCTTTGAATACATTGTTTATCCCACGGAAGTCTGTTGCAACATCTGGGAATCCTACCCGTTGATCGAGCTGCTGGCGGTTGTGGGACTCTGTGGAGGCAACTGCTGGTATCTGTTGCGAAAAAATTTCCATGCACAGGTTGCGACAGCCATGCCCTGGCAGAAACGTTATGGAATCTTCTTCACTTGCCTGACTGCCATTGCCATCCTCTGGTCATCTACCAGTGCCGAGAGCCGTCAGGTCTCTCGTGATCGCGTTGCCAATGAATGCTCCTGGAATGGTTTATATAGCTTTGTGTATTACGCCTGGACCTGTCGTTTTGACTTCAACAAAAATTATATGACCATTGCTGATGCGGAAGTCAAACAGAGATTAAGACGGCAGATTGTCGGTGACGGGGATGACTTGAAACAGTCCTCGAATAATCCCGTTGACCGGGTGGTCCATACAGGGCAACCTGAACACGATTATAATGTGGTTTTGATTCTAGAGGAGAGCCTGGGGTCTGACTTCATCGGGGTGCTGGGTGACAAGCGCGGATTGACTCCCCACTTCGATAAATTGACGAAGCAGGGACTGCTGTTTGATAATTTTTATGCAACGGGAAACCGGACCGCGCGGGCTCTGGAAGCGGTGATGACTTCCATGCCTCCCATTCCTACCGAGTCGATCCTCAAGCGAGATCACTCGGAGCATGTCTTTACGCTGGCAAATGTGCTCGCAGGTCGAGGTTATGAAAGACTGTTTATGACAGGCGGACGCGGGCTGTTTGATGGCGTACGTTCTTTCATGAAGGCCAATGGCTTCAACCATTTTATCGAACAGGCAGATTTTCATGACCCGATCTTTGCGAATGCCTGGGGAGTCAGCGATGAGGACCTGTTTCACAAGGCATTGACAGAACTGGACGGTTTACAAAAGTCCGGACGACCGTTTTTTGCCACGATTCTCACGGTCTCCAATCATCGCCCTTATACTTACCCTGAAGGTCGCATTCCTGAATGTGAGCAGACTCGCGCCAATGCCGTGAAATATGCAGACTGGGCACTCGGTTATTTCTTCCGCGAAGCACAGTCCCATGATTTCTATCAAAATACGATTTTTGTCGTCATGGGTGACCACGGCGCCCGTGTTACCGGCAGCCAGCTGTTTCCCATGAGTTCCTACCGTGTACCGGTATTGCTGATTCAACCTGGTAGGACAGCCGCGGGGACACGCTGCAGCACCCTCGCCTGTTCGCTGGATATCGCACCGACCATCATGGGGCGGCTGGGCAGTGATTATCGCTCGGTCTTCTTTGGTTACGATGTCCTGCAGACTGATCCCAGGCGGGGCCGGGCCATCATGCAGCATAATCATGATGTCGCATTACTCGATTCACAAAATCGCATGGTCGTGCTGGGGTTTGGGAAGTCATCAGCAGGCTTTCAACTGGATCGCGCCACGCATCAACTCAATCAACAGAAAAATCCCGATCAGGAGATGCTGCACAATGCCGTGGCATTTTTCCAGGCCGCCTTTGAACTTTATTATTCCGACCGCTGGTATCCCGATCCACAAAACAGCCAGCAGAAAGATCAAAGCATTTAA
- a CDS encoding M56 family metallopeptidase, with product MTSTQFLELAVSLSVQVSVVIIIAHWLGKLVSSERLQCRLWTVCYVVLLMLIVVAVLFPHPRFFQPWASIDSQNASTIVNLEMQAGRVLFFIWLTGATLSLLVFMYRAFQVNQFLKTCRSVDPHQYAFAENLDVLNGNASSNIKSQVKLLSSDRLKTPFCSQFHRPYIVVPEYLLEFESQKINFILRHELEHLKTGHPLQLFLQRLVETIFWFHPMVWWASQESSLTREFACDEAAIDSPQEIAQYLRTLLTIIEYGAAQQDESPTPLAFGRGKSIVAHRARRLTQIARNHQMTRPFEISGLKACCSLVLSAALIGMIWLPVDVLASPRANWSPWPTWTAGALHDFGFSANDFEVYSRHTELHELLGARETLTDRSKIPQPTRQE from the coding sequence ATGACGTCCACGCAGTTTCTGGAACTGGCGGTCTCTCTTTCGGTGCAAGTGTCAGTTGTGATCATTATCGCCCACTGGCTGGGGAAGCTGGTTAGCAGCGAACGCCTGCAGTGTCGTCTTTGGACAGTCTGTTATGTTGTCCTGCTGATGTTGATCGTTGTTGCGGTGCTGTTTCCCCATCCACGATTCTTTCAGCCCTGGGCTTCGATCGACTCTCAGAATGCTTCTACGATCGTCAATCTTGAAATGCAGGCAGGACGCGTTCTGTTTTTTATCTGGCTGACAGGAGCAACACTGTCACTACTGGTTTTCATGTACCGGGCATTTCAGGTGAACCAGTTTCTCAAAACCTGCCGGAGTGTTGATCCACACCAGTACGCTTTTGCGGAGAATCTTGATGTTTTGAACGGGAATGCCAGTAGTAATATTAAATCCCAGGTCAAACTGTTATCCAGCGACCGCCTGAAAACGCCATTCTGTTCTCAGTTTCATCGCCCTTATATCGTGGTACCGGAATACCTGTTGGAATTTGAATCGCAGAAAATCAATTTTATCCTGCGTCATGAACTGGAACATCTGAAAACGGGGCATCCACTACAGTTATTCCTGCAGCGTCTGGTGGAAACCATTTTCTGGTTCCATCCGATGGTCTGGTGGGCCTCTCAGGAATCGTCGCTCACGCGTGAATTTGCCTGCGACGAAGCCGCCATCGATTCGCCTCAGGAAATTGCGCAGTATCTGCGGACCTTATTGACTATTATTGAGTACGGGGCCGCGCAGCAGGATGAGTCTCCAACACCACTGGCATTCGGTCGCGGGAAAAGCATCGTCGCCCATCGTGCCCGCCGGTTAACCCAGATAGCCAGAAATCATCAAATGACTCGGCCTTTTGAAATTTCCGGTCTGAAGGCATGTTGCAGTCTCGTGTTGAGTGCCGCTTTGATTGGGATGATCTGGCTGCCCGTTGATGTGCTTGCTTCTCCGCGTGCCAACTGGTCTCCCTGGCCTACCTGGACAGCCGGCGCACTGCATGACTTTGGATTTTCAGCAAACGATTTTGAAGTCTACAGTCGTCATACGGAATTACACGAACTGTTAGGAGCTCGGGAAACCTTGACCGATCGCTCAAAAATACCACAGCCTACCCGTCAGGAATGA
- a CDS encoding BlaI/MecI/CopY family transcriptional regulator — MPKLHLTKCELEVMDVVWRKGRATVQDVVDSLKRPLAYTTVMTTLKILDEQRDVLRKKKQGRAYVYEPAVSREQISNSMAADLTQRLFGGSVKSFVLSLVEGDSMSQSDIEELKQAIESLEKEA; from the coding sequence ATGCCCAAACTTCATCTCACCAAATGCGAACTGGAAGTGATGGATGTTGTCTGGCGAAAAGGCCGCGCAACGGTTCAGGATGTCGTGGATTCACTGAAACGTCCCCTGGCGTATACGACTGTGATGACTACCCTGAAAATCCTGGATGAACAGCGCGACGTGCTCCGTAAAAAGAAACAGGGGAGAGCCTATGTTTACGAACCTGCTGTTTCCCGGGAACAGATCAGCAACAGTATGGCCGCCGATCTGACGCAGCGTCTGTTTGGCGGTTCCGTCAAGTCGTTCGTGCTCAGCCTGGTCGAAGGAGATTCAATGTCACAATCAGACATCGAAGAATTGAAACAAGCCATCGAATCTCTGGAGAAGGAAGCATGA
- a CDS encoding DUF1559 domain-containing protein, which translates to MLHQSLRRQGRELLLCVRTRRHKTGSRTGFTVLELLVTFGIITTLVSLILPAVNSAREAARQLQCKNQLKQIGLALHSYHDSYRCLPAGWQWEGTKHSAYGWSVPLLPYLEQRAMYEQVDRNQVLSHFSNTTARETVIANFLCPSDIIDPTFMLYEEHALSVAHTPILKLPTASYVGVFGTLEADDSIPAPAGDGTFCESVPVSFHHLQRGLTHTIIVGERTMALVPSTWLGVDSLGEDAACRLVGSAMTSPNCKLCDECEFSSRHPGGVNFLWGDGHVSLLSESLDTNTYQQLSRRVAQ; encoded by the coding sequence GTGCTACATCAGTCCCTCCGCAGGCAAGGCAGGGAATTGCTGCTCTGTGTGCGCACACGCAGACATAAGACAGGCAGCCGCACAGGGTTTACGGTTCTCGAATTACTGGTCACCTTTGGAATTATTACGACTCTGGTCAGCCTGATTCTGCCAGCGGTCAACTCAGCCCGCGAAGCAGCCCGGCAACTGCAATGCAAAAATCAACTGAAACAAATCGGTCTGGCGTTGCACTCTTATCATGACAGTTACCGTTGTCTGCCTGCCGGCTGGCAATGGGAAGGAACGAAGCATTCGGCGTATGGCTGGTCTGTTCCGTTACTTCCTTACCTGGAACAACGGGCGATGTACGAACAGGTCGATCGCAATCAGGTACTCTCACATTTTTCCAATACGACTGCCCGCGAAACGGTGATCGCCAATTTTCTGTGTCCGTCCGATATTATTGATCCGACGTTCATGTTATACGAAGAACATGCATTGTCTGTTGCGCATACTCCGATTCTCAAGCTGCCTACAGCCAGTTATGTCGGCGTGTTCGGGACCCTGGAAGCCGATGACAGTATTCCTGCTCCCGCTGGAGACGGGACCTTTTGTGAATCAGTGCCGGTTTCATTCCATCATCTGCAACGGGGGTTAACCCACACGATTATTGTCGGCGAGAGAACGATGGCTCTGGTTCCCTCTACCTGGCTGGGAGTAGATTCTCTCGGCGAGGATGCCGCCTGCCGCCTGGTTGGCAGTGCCATGACAAGCCCGAACTGCAAACTCTGTGATGAATGTGAATTTTCCAGCCGTCACCCCGGCGGCGTCAACTTCCTCTGGGGAGACGGGCACGTCAGCCTGCTCTCAGAGTCACTCGATACAAATACCTACCAGCAACTTTCGCGCAGAGTTGCGCAATAA
- a CDS encoding DUF1559 domain-containing protein, translating to MKTLRLFSPKTTGTSPRPSHNRNGFTLIELLVVIAIIAILIALLLPAVQQAREAARRTQCKNNLKQIGLAFHNFHDVHDQLPNGARDGAGTSFACCNATEREGWSWLYHILPYMEQSNVYDLGTDDDPGATYHLVGRKGIKAYYCPSRRGPKSYSGYYRSDYAGNGGQRSGGITSSVSTGKRGVVVQTTTRQIRINDIQDGASNTIMVAEKALHPDRHGADGGDNEPWNNAGWDECVIRHGAGITSAGVEYGLTPLPDVKAPTNTVAVVDKGGVSWTNWHPFFGSAMMVG from the coding sequence ATGAAGACGTTACGTCTATTTTCTCCGAAGACTACCGGTACGTCCCCACGTCCCTCACACAATCGAAACGGATTTACTTTAATTGAGCTGCTGGTCGTGATTGCGATTATTGCAATTCTGATCGCGCTACTGCTGCCTGCTGTTCAACAGGCCCGCGAAGCAGCCCGCCGCACCCAGTGCAAGAACAATCTCAAGCAGATTGGCCTGGCTTTTCACAACTTCCACGACGTTCATGATCAACTTCCCAATGGTGCCCGCGACGGCGCAGGCACTTCGTTTGCCTGCTGTAACGCGACTGAACGGGAAGGCTGGAGCTGGCTCTATCATATTCTGCCTTACATGGAACAATCCAACGTGTATGACCTGGGTACCGATGACGATCCGGGGGCCACGTATCACCTCGTTGGTCGCAAAGGAATTAAAGCCTACTACTGTCCTTCACGCCGCGGTCCAAAATCTTACAGCGGCTACTATCGCAGTGATTATGCCGGCAACGGTGGTCAGCGTTCAGGGGGAATTACCAGTTCCGTCAGTACGGGAAAACGGGGCGTTGTTGTCCAGACCACCACACGCCAAATTCGCATCAACGATATTCAGGATGGTGCTTCCAATACAATCATGGTCGCAGAGAAAGCATTGCACCCGGATCGCCATGGTGCAGATGGCGGTGATAATGAACCCTGGAATAACGCGGGCTGGGATGAATGTGTCATCCGCCACGGAGCCGGGATCACCAGTGCCGGCGTTGAATATGGCCTGACTCCCCTGCCCGATGTGAAGGCGCCCACCAACACCGTCGCTGTGGTTGACAAAGGGGGCGTCAGCTGGACCAACTGGCATCCCTTCTTCGGTTCCGCCATGATGGTGGGATGA
- a CDS encoding tetratricopeptide repeat protein → MPVFLISGTNENGKRETRRVEADNSQNAVREFEEQGLTEIVLHSDDAYAVTTDLFGPQPQVEENLTAADMVKLQYLTNFQLFLFYLRKSYWQLRWVIPVLLGIAVYRWDQVSGPDESDYIMLGFLLLPIPICFWNAYYSLGRKYDRLMHAFSWGNWEEVLDQVHRLRGKIPDFELAARAAVALAALDRFDEALDLMEPYEESEDVPHWMYLGRLSELYEVTGDYDNVIECMRLAYEEAPDNPTVIIDYAYALTKTNRDSPLAAELIAEAEEMHLNDLVALLLKYFKGVLELNFRNYRAAEALFRQCETQLVPLATSQALLQQIVDLNRAYLAVTLAELEENEEAEQLYQLSLPRLQALDCDLIMDRYVDAMRK, encoded by the coding sequence ATGCCGGTGTTTTTAATCAGTGGAACCAATGAAAACGGCAAGCGGGAAACGCGGCGGGTCGAGGCGGATAATTCTCAGAACGCCGTTCGCGAGTTTGAAGAGCAGGGGCTGACGGAAATTGTTCTGCATAGTGACGATGCTTACGCTGTCACCACCGATCTGTTCGGTCCGCAACCGCAAGTGGAAGAAAATCTGACGGCCGCTGATATGGTCAAGCTGCAGTACCTGACCAACTTTCAGCTGTTCCTGTTTTATCTGCGGAAAAGTTACTGGCAGTTGCGCTGGGTGATTCCTGTACTACTGGGAATTGCCGTCTATCGCTGGGATCAGGTTTCCGGGCCGGATGAGTCTGATTATATCATGCTCGGGTTTCTTCTGCTGCCGATTCCCATCTGTTTCTGGAATGCCTATTATTCGCTCGGTCGCAAATATGACAGACTGATGCACGCGTTTTCCTGGGGAAACTGGGAAGAAGTTCTAGATCAGGTTCATCGTCTGCGCGGCAAAATTCCCGACTTCGAACTCGCGGCGCGTGCCGCCGTCGCGCTGGCGGCGCTGGATCGATTCGATGAAGCACTGGATCTGATGGAACCCTACGAAGAATCAGAAGATGTGCCCCACTGGATGTATCTGGGACGCCTGTCGGAACTGTATGAGGTGACCGGAGATTATGACAACGTCATAGAATGCATGCGCCTGGCTTATGAGGAAGCTCCCGATAACCCGACGGTCATCATTGATTACGCGTATGCCCTGACGAAAACCAACCGGGACAGTCCCCTGGCGGCCGAGTTGATTGCGGAAGCGGAAGAGATGCATCTGAATGATCTGGTGGCCTTGTTACTTAAGTATTTCAAAGGCGTGCTCGAACTGAATTTTCGCAATTACCGGGCGGCAGAAGCCCTGTTTCGTCAATGCGAAACCCAACTGGTTCCCCTCGCTACCAGTCAGGCGCTGCTACAGCAGATTGTCGATTTGAACCGTGCCTACCTGGCGGTCACCCTGGCAGAACTTGAAGAAAATGAAGAAGCCGAACAACTCTACCAGCTCTCACTGCCTCGTCTGCAGGCACTGGACTGCGATCTGATTATGGACCGCTATGTGGATGCAATGAGGAAATAA